From Rutidosis leptorrhynchoides isolate AG116_Rl617_1_P2 unplaced genomic scaffold, CSIRO_AGI_Rlap_v1 contig559, whole genome shotgun sequence, a single genomic window includes:
- the LOC139884487 gene encoding protein SRG1-like: MASNTVQQVIINGDINGTELPEKYIYKGNDAGNLDASFQPLDLSIIDVNLLTTSQDELDKLKSALISCDHGLTGEYLNKVSEIGKKFFASRKEVKQKYTREANSQEGYENDMRLSQSRHMTGWIDYILPETLEIYTVKVQKLIEALLKATARSLNLEDNNFLNKYNGSERAIITARFGLYPLLENTN; the protein is encoded by the exons ATGGCATCAAACACAGTTCAACAGGTCATCATCAATGGCGATATTAATGGTACTGAACTACCCGAAAAATACATATACAAAGGCAATGATGCAGGAAACCTTGATGCTTCCTTCCAACCATTAGATCTTTCGATTATTGATGTCAATCTCCTCACCACCTCTCAAGATGAACTTGACAAACTCAAATCAGCTCTCATCTCTTGTG ATCATGGATTGACTGGCGAATATCTAAATAAAGTGAGTGAAATCGGTAAGAAATTCTTTGCATCTCGTAAGGAAGTGAAGCAGAAATACACCAGAGAAGCTAACAGCCAAGAAGGGTATGAAAATGATATGAGATTATCTCAGAGCAGACACATGACTGGATGGATAGATTATATCTTACC GGAAACCTTGGAAATTTATACAGTAAAGGTGCAGAAACTGATTGAAGCCCTTTTGAAGGCCACGGCTAGGTCATTAAACTTGGAAGATAACAACTTCCTGAACAAGTACAATGGATCAGAGCGAGCAATAATCACTGCAAGGTTCGGTTTATACCCTCTGTTAGAAAACACGaattga
- the LOC139884488 gene encoding uncharacterized mitochondrial protein AtMg00810-like, with translation MTGNDASIVDKLKQTLHKNFKLKDLGTMKCFLGMEVSRSDSGIVINQRKYALELINNMSLSGARLVSTPFERNLKLATKEYDDFVTKQSGGDNIVEDPLMKDPRKYKRLVGRLLYLTIIRSDICYAVNHVSQFMKQPKESHYQAAIRIVRYIKVNPGEGLFIPRENELKVEAYCDSDWASCVISRRSVTGYCVKLGKSLISWRSRKQKTISRSSGESEYRAMADAVAELIWLKGLLVELGAKIEQPIELFCDNEAALHIAANPVYHERTKDIERDCHLVREQLQNRLIQVNHLSTIEQLADVFTKALGIAQHNYLKGNLGLKDVFGSIELRRGVEEFNSTLATVESNGKKKMTQNGEFCIMGRNGAQDKRTKIS, from the coding sequence ATGACAGGAAATGATGCATCCATCGTGGATAAATTGAAACAGACACTGCATAAGAACTTCAAACTTAAAGATTTGGGGACTATGAAATGCTTCTTAGGAATGGAAGTAAGCAGATCAGACAGTGGAATAGTGATAAATCAGAGGAAGTATGCCCTAGAATTGATAAATAACATGAGTTTAAGTGGAGCTAGACTAGTTAGTACTCCCTTTGAACGAAATCTCAAGCTTGCAACAAAGGAATATGATGATTTTGTGACAAAACAGTCAGGAGGGGATAACATAGTAGAAGATCCGCTAATGAAGGACCCAAGAAAGTACAAGAGGTTAGTAGGAAGATTGTTGTATCTGACTATTATAAGGTCTGACATATGCTATGCAGTGAATCATGTGAGTCAATTCATGAAACAACCAAAAGAATCTCATTATCAAGCAGCTATTAGAATAGTGAGATATATAAAAGTCAATCCAGGAGAAGGTTTGTTCATACCTCGAGAGAATGAGTTGAAGGTGGAAGCCTATTGCGACTCAGATTGGGCATCTTGTGTTATCAGTCGTAGATCAGTGACTGGTTATTGTGTGAAGCTTGGAAAGTCATTGATATCCTGGAGATCACGAAAACAGAAGACTATATCTCGATCATCTGGTGAATCAGAATACAGGGCAATGGCAGATGCGGTAGCTGAATTAATATGGTTGAAAGGACTTCTCGTTGAATTGGGAGCCAAAATTGAGCAACCTATAGAATTATTCTGTGATAATGAGGCTGCACTCCATATTGCAGCGAATCCTGTCTATCACGAGCGAACGAAGGATATTGAGAGAGACTGTCACCTGGTGCGAGAGCAATTACAGAACAGATTAATTCAGGTGAATCACTTGTCGACGATTGAGCAGTTGGCAGATGTTTTTACAAAGGCGTTGGGAATTGCACAGCATAATTACCTGAAAGGAAATTTGGGATTGAAAGATGTATTTGGAAGTATTGAATTGAGGAGGGGTGTTGAGGAGTTCAATTCAACACTTGCAACGGTTGAATCCAACGGGAAGAAGAAGATGACACAAAACGGTGAGTTTTGTATAATGGGCCGAAATGGAGCCCAAGACAAACGAACGAAGATCAGTTAA